From Zerene cesonia ecotype Mississippi unplaced genomic scaffold, Zerene_cesonia_1.1 Zces_u010, whole genome shotgun sequence, a single genomic window includes:
- the LOC119839204 gene encoding uncharacterized protein DDB_G0286299 isoform X1, whose protein sequence is MKIPETSNVGAYYGNEENGQWQPNGVIIDNGVGGGVVGSGDAGVHRPPVYPVHMPRGPMPGYVMAGAYYPAAYPAAAAPQDDFADYMWMENEEEFDKQVMQQLEEEALMEQCIEAMLEDEQRERHRPVTNGHNNFATTSNGTNSVSLQEAVSRSTLNPLAAEFVPSRARQPPEEKQDPPETKEDSDKPKEDIQPSSEAESQEKIEVTEVKKEESSPQTETPEVSAADVQPIDETDAKSKEKPKQGKTETKKPARAADAKPKPRREAKAKSAPCDQQCEGNSVKSVQSEVRSVKSEVKSVKSEVKLSDDEKEDGADVLKQTSPPPSDEPASGVKPINYAAAARANKAKKSTTPPAADKPTPPAAVKADKPKEKAKDKLVAKTKTDKAVVKADKPIQRKSSTK, encoded by the exons ATGAAAATACCAGAGACGAGCAACGTTGGCGCTTATTATGGCAACGAGGAGAACGGACAGTGGCAG CCAAACGGTGTGATCATAGACAACGGAGTGGGCGGCGGCGTGGTCGGTAGCGGCGACGCGGGCGTGCACAGGCCGCCCGTATACCCAGTACACATGCCCAGGGGGCCTATGCCGG GCTACGTGATGGCAGGCGCTTACTACCCGGCCGCGTAcccggcggcggcggcgccgcAGGACGACTTCGCCGACTACATGTGGATGGAGAACGAGGAGGAGTTCGATAAGcag GTGATGCAGCAGTTGGAGGAGGAGGCGTTGATGGAGCAGTGCATAGAGGCGATGCTGGAGGACGAGCAGAGGGAACGGCACAGGCCCGTGACGAACGGACACAACAACTTCGCCAC AACGAGCAACGGCACCAACTCAGTGTCGCTGCAAGAGGCGGTGTCCCGGTCCACACTCAACCCTCTCGCCGCTGAGTTTGTGCCCAGCAGAGCTAGACAACCGCCAG AAGAGAAGCAAGATCCGCCGGAGACGAAGGAAGATTCGGACAAACCAAAGGAAGATATACAGCCGTCTAGCGAAGCGGAGAGCCAGGAGAAGATAGAAGTCACAGAAGTAAAGAAGGAAG AATCATCGCCGCAAACGGAGACGCCAGAGGTGAGCGCAGCGGACGTGCAGCCGATAGACGAAACGGACGCGAAGTCAAAAGAGAAACCCAAGCAAGGCAAGACGGAGACGAAGAAACCGGCGAGAGCCGCGGACGCCAAGCCGAAGCCTCGGCGGGAAGCGAAGGCGAAGAGTGCGCCGTGCGACCAGCAATGTGAGGGCAACAGTGTTAAAAGTGTGCAGAGTGAAGTGAGAAGTGTTAAAAGTGAAGTGAAAAGTGTCAAAAGTGAAGTGAAGTTGAGCGATGATGAGAAGGAGGATGGTGCGGATGTTCTGAAG CAAACCTCGCCGCCGCCATCTGACGAGCCCGCATCGGGCGTCAAGCCCATCAACTACGCGGCGGCCGCGAGAGCGAACAAAGCGAAGAAGTCCACCACGCCGCCCGCCGCCGACAAACCGACACCGCCGGCCGCCGTGAAAGCGGACAAACCGAAAGAGAAGGCGAAGGACAAACTTGTAGCGAAGACCAAAACTGACAAAGCAGTGGTGAAGGCCGACAAACCGATCCAGAGGAAGAGTTCgacgaaataa
- the LOC119839204 gene encoding uncharacterized protein LOC119839204 isoform X2 yields MKIPETSNVGAYYGNEENGQWQPNGVIIDNGVGGGVVGSGDAGVHRPPVYPVHMPRGPMPGYVMAGAYYPAAYPAAAAPQDDFADYMWMENEEEFDKQVMQQLEEEALMEQCIEAMLEDEQRERHRPVTNGHNNFATTSNGTNSVSLQEAVSRSTLNPLAAEFVPSRARQPPEEKQDPPETKEDSDKPKEDIQPSSEAESQEKIEVTEVKKEESSPQTETPEVSAADVQPIDETDAKSKEKPKQGKTETKKPARAADAKPKPRREAKAKSAPCDQQSNLAAAI; encoded by the exons ATGAAAATACCAGAGACGAGCAACGTTGGCGCTTATTATGGCAACGAGGAGAACGGACAGTGGCAG CCAAACGGTGTGATCATAGACAACGGAGTGGGCGGCGGCGTGGTCGGTAGCGGCGACGCGGGCGTGCACAGGCCGCCCGTATACCCAGTACACATGCCCAGGGGGCCTATGCCGG GCTACGTGATGGCAGGCGCTTACTACCCGGCCGCGTAcccggcggcggcggcgccgcAGGACGACTTCGCCGACTACATGTGGATGGAGAACGAGGAGGAGTTCGATAAGcag GTGATGCAGCAGTTGGAGGAGGAGGCGTTGATGGAGCAGTGCATAGAGGCGATGCTGGAGGACGAGCAGAGGGAACGGCACAGGCCCGTGACGAACGGACACAACAACTTCGCCAC AACGAGCAACGGCACCAACTCAGTGTCGCTGCAAGAGGCGGTGTCCCGGTCCACACTCAACCCTCTCGCCGCTGAGTTTGTGCCCAGCAGAGCTAGACAACCGCCAG AAGAGAAGCAAGATCCGCCGGAGACGAAGGAAGATTCGGACAAACCAAAGGAAGATATACAGCCGTCTAGCGAAGCGGAGAGCCAGGAGAAGATAGAAGTCACAGAAGTAAAGAAGGAAG AATCATCGCCGCAAACGGAGACGCCAGAGGTGAGCGCAGCGGACGTGCAGCCGATAGACGAAACGGACGCGAAGTCAAAAGAGAAACCCAAGCAAGGCAAGACGGAGACGAAGAAACCGGCGAGAGCCGCGGACGCCAAGCCGAAGCCTCGGCGGGAAGCGAAGGCGAAGAGTGCGCCGTGCGACCAGCAAT CAAACCTCGCCGCCGCCATCTGA